GAAGCGTCGTCAAAACGAAAGACGCTCCACGCACCCACGCAGGACAGACCCAGATAGAAAGATTCTGCTCACCACGTAATCAACTCTTTTTCTACTGCCATACGCCAGTTCTCTGTTTCTCGGAGTAGCATTTCTACCCATTAGGCCAGCATTCTCCTTATACAGAAATCAAAATCATCAGAAGCCAGCTATGTTCATGCCTAAATCAAGCCACGCACCACATTTGCGCCAGAGAAAGGAGGAGTGGCCTAGACAGGACTGTCAGAACTCTGTCAGCGCTGCTTAAGATGGAACCGTTTCAAAAACCAAAGGACATGCAAATCGTGCATGTGGGAGGCGTATGTTGCGACGTCAGTTCGGCAGCCTGCTGGCCCTCAGTCTTGTTCTCGCTTCGTGTGGAAGCAATTCCAACACACCGACAGCGACTTCGACAAAGACCTCTTCGGAACTTTCGTCCCAGGCGATCAGTGGAACCAACATTGACACCTGGAGGCAACAGGTGATCTACCTGACACTGCCAGACCGTTTCGCGAATGGAAACTCTTCCAATGACAACGCGGGGCAGCCCAACTGCTTGAACACGGCCAGCGCCACCAAATTTCACGGCGGTGACCTTGCTGGACTGCGCTCCAAACTCGGCTACGTCAGGGGCATGGGCGCGAGCACGTTGTGGTCCACGCCGGTCTACAAACAGGTGGGCGAGGTCAACGCAGGCACGAGCAGCGCCGCCTGCGGCTACCACGGCTACTGGGCCGACTACACGGATCCCGATGATCAGTCCATCGAGCCCAAGCTGGGCACAAGCGCCGATCTGAACGGGCTGATCTCGGACCTGCACGCGAGCGGCATGAAGTTCATGATGGACATGGTGGTGAACCACGCGGGGTACGGGGCGCGCATTCACGCGCAGCATCCCGACTGGTTCCACACGAACTGCACGGGCAAAGACGTGACCTGCCCGCTGGCCGGGCTGCCCGACTTCGCGCAGGAAAACACCAACGTTGCGGCTTACCTCACCAACGTCAGCAAGACCTGGACCTCGAACTACGCCATCGACGCCATCCGCATGGATACGGTCAAGCACGTGCCGACCACCTACTGGCAGAACTCCTGGGTGCCCGGTGTGCTCGCTGCCCGCCCCAGTACCTTCTTGCTGGGCGAGGTCTTTAACGACAGCGGCTCGGCAGCGCTCAAACCCTATCTCGACGCGGGCTTCGACTCGCTGTTCAACTTCCCGCTGCGCACATCCCTTGTGAACGGCATCGCCAAGGCCGGGAGCCTGGACAGCGTGGCGAGCAGCGTGCAGGACTATGTGGGCAACCTGGGCCTCAGCCGCGCCCTGTTGATGGTGAACCTGCTGGACAACCACGACGTGCAGCGCTTTGTCAACGAGCCCGGCTCGGGTGTGGCCGAAACCGAGATTCGCAAGCGGTATCAGCTGGCCCTGGCCACGCTGATGACTGTGCCCGGCATTCCGCAGCTGTACTACGGCGACGAACTCGGCATGTACGGTGGCCCAGACCCCGACAACCGCCACGACATGCCGGGCTGGGCCTGGACCGACGCCGGGCGCAACGCCACCTACAGCGGCTTCCTGGGGGGGGGCGGCACGCCCAAGACCACCTACGACTACGTGCAGAAGGTGACGGGCATTCGCCAGAGCAATGAGGCACTGTGGAAGGGAAGCTACGCAGAGATGTGGCGGCCCAACGGCGGGCAAAATGTGTACGCCTTCTACCGGGGCAGCAGCGCGAGCCGCGTTATCGTGGTGATGAACACGTCCACGAGCAGCGCCGCAGTGAACCTCGACATTCAGGGCAATGCGGGCATCAGCTCCACCGACAAGGCCGCCTTGACGAACGGCACCGCCTTCACCGACAAACTCGGCCTGGGCGCACCCCCGAGCGCGACGGTGACAAACGGCAAACTGCCCGTGACCCTGCCCGCGGGCAGCATGGGCATCTACGTAGCGGGCAGCAGCGGAACGGGTGGCGGAGGCACCAGCGTCACGTTCCAGGTCAGCGCCAGCACCTTTTACGGGCAGGGCGTCTACCTCAGCGGAAATACCGCCGAGTTGGGCAGCTGGAACGTGGCGAGCGCGCTGAACATGACGCCCTCGGGTTGCTCAGGCAGCGTCTGCACCTGGAAGACCACGGTGAGCCTGACGCCCGGTGCGGCCCTGCAATTCAAGTTCATCAAGAAGCCGGGCGACAATGGGGCGGGCGTGACCTGGGAAGGTGGGAGCAACCGCACCTACGCAGTCCCGGGCAGTGGCCCAGTGAACTACAACGGCGGGAACTGGCAACCCTGAAGGGGGCGGGCAGCGCCTGGCTTCTCGATCCGGCACCACACAGAGCGGAGGCACCGAAAAGGAGTTCTTTTCGGTGCCTCTTGCCCTCGCCTCTTCCACCCTGCTTCCGAGCTGTCACCGCTCCTGGGCCGCCTTTACTCGAAGAATTTCAGGCTCCAGCCCGTGTCGGTGTTCGGACCGCTGCAGCAGGTGCGCGAGTAGGTGGTGTTGCCCCACCACATAAAGGAGCCGCTGTACCAGATGCGGTTGCCCCAGCTGTAGGCCGTGCCCTTCGGAACGGCGTGGTACATCATCGGAAATCTGGACCCCGAAGGCGGGCTGGTGCCGATGTCGCCGTTGAGCAGCGCGAAGCTGTGGTGGCCCGGGCCGTTGACGTATAGGGTGGGGTCCCAGCCAGACATCAGCGTGTTGCGGTTGGAGCCAAACAGGCAGCCGTTCGACTTGTACCAGTCCCACACGTTGGTTGGGGTGCCCCCCGCGCGCAGGCGGAGGTCCGCCAGGCAGTACTGATCGCTCCAGCTGCCGTTGGCTGAATAGATGACGTGCAGTTGCCCGTTCGGATCCTTGATGGGTTCGGGCCCCTCATTGATGTAGGGATTGCCCACCACCCGCTCCCAGCCCTCGCGCGGCTGCGAAATGACGTAGCGGGATCCGGTCGTGGCCGTGGGGCTGCTCATGCTGGCGATATAGAGGTTTTGCTCGACGTTCGTGTCCCCAGCCCAGCCGGACCAGACGAACCAGCGGGTATTGTTGAAAAAGAACGCGCTGCCATCGATGGCCCACTTGTCGTCGGGAAGGTACATGCGCGCCGGGTTGCTGTAGCCACTGCCGGGGCTGCCCGATTCCGAGACGTACATGCGCTGCCCACCGCCCCCATCCCCCGAGGCGAAATACACGTAGTAGCGGCCCGTACCCGGATCGCGCACCAGCTCGGGGGCCCAGACGTTGGGCATGTTTTTCGGGCTGGACCAGATGAGCGTCCGTCCCGCGCCTCCCAGGGCGTCCAGGCTGCTCGCCGCGCGCGAGTAGATGTTGTTGCCATCCGATTCCACCGAGTAGAAGGTACTGCCCACCCGAATGACGCTGGGATCCGCGTTGCGAATACTCGTCTGGCCCTGCGGGGTCAACCG
The sequence above is a segment of the Deinococcus hopiensis KR-140 genome. Coding sequences within it:
- a CDS encoding alpha-amylase family glycosyl hydrolase, with protein sequence MIYLTLPDRFANGNSSNDNAGQPNCLNTASATKFHGGDLAGLRSKLGYVRGMGASTLWSTPVYKQVGEVNAGTSSAACGYHGYWADYTDPDDQSIEPKLGTSADLNGLISDLHASGMKFMMDMVVNHAGYGARIHAQHPDWFHTNCTGKDVTCPLAGLPDFAQENTNVAAYLTNVSKTWTSNYAIDAIRMDTVKHVPTTYWQNSWVPGVLAARPSTFLLGEVFNDSGSAALKPYLDAGFDSLFNFPLRTSLVNGIAKAGSLDSVASSVQDYVGNLGLSRALLMVNLLDNHDVQRFVNEPGSGVAETEIRKRYQLALATLMTVPGIPQLYYGDELGMYGGPDPDNRHDMPGWAWTDAGRNATYSGFLGGGGTPKTTYDYVQKVTGIRQSNEALWKGSYAEMWRPNGGQNVYAFYRGSSASRVIVVMNTSTSSAAVNLDIQGNAGISSTDKAALTNGTAFTDKLGLGAPPSATVTNGKLPVTLPAGSMGIYVAGSSGTGGGGTSVTFQVSASTFYGQGVYLSGNTAELGSWNVASALNMTPSGCSGSVCTWKTTVSLTPGAALQFKFIKKPGDNGAGVTWEGGSNRTYAVPGSGPVNYNGGNWQP
- a CDS encoding glycoside hydrolase family 43 protein; this encodes MPRVIAALSLSLPLLLAACGTVSSPPVSTSSVPVVSAPASQGQPQPRLTPQGQTSIRNADPSVIRVGSTFYSVESDGNNIYSRAASSLDALGGAGRTLIWSSPKNMPNVWAPELVRDPGTGRYYVYFASGDGGGGQRMYVSESGSPGSGYSNPARMYLPDDKWAIDGSAFFFNNTRWFVWSGWAGDTNVEQNLYIASMSSPTATTGSRYVISQPREGWERVVGNPYINEGPEPIKDPNGQLHVIYSANGSWSDQYCLADLRLRAGGTPTNVWDWYKSNGCLFGSNRNTLMSGWDPTLYVNGPGHHSFALLNGDIGTSPPSGSRFPMMYHAVPKGTAYSWGNRIWYSGSFMWWGNTTYSRTCCSGPNTDTGWSLKFFE